The following are from one region of the Rhodopirellula sp. P2 genome:
- a CDS encoding bacterioferritin yields the protein MSKTQTIENLQKALGMELTATHQYQLHACVLDDWGMGLLASKMREELQEELGHSEDFLNRILFLNGNPKVAMQKTPLQAKSLKEMFESDLADEKEAIDFYTTASIQASEDRDIGTRQLFERIAVDEEGHAGWLELQLDLLERMGEPAYIAKHMPANSNE from the coding sequence ATGAGTAAAACACAAACGATTGAGAACTTGCAAAAAGCGTTGGGCATGGAACTGACCGCGACCCACCAGTACCAATTGCATGCGTGTGTGCTGGACGATTGGGGGATGGGCCTGTTGGCGTCCAAGATGCGAGAAGAGCTGCAAGAAGAGTTGGGGCACTCAGAAGACTTCCTGAACCGAATTTTGTTCCTGAACGGGAACCCCAAGGTCGCGATGCAGAAAACGCCTTTGCAGGCAAAGTCGTTGAAAGAGATGTTTGAATCCGATTTGGCGGACGAAAAAGAAGCCATTGACTTCTACACCACCGCATCGATTCAAGCGAGTGAGGACCGAGACATCGGGACTCGCCAATTGTTCGAACGAATCGCGGTGGACGAAGAAGGTCACGCCGGTTGGTTGGAACTGCAATTGGACTTGCTGGAGCGGATGGGGGAACCTGCCTACATCGCCAAGCACATGCCAGCGAATTCAAACGAATAG
- a CDS encoding ADP-ribosylglycohydrolase: protein MEPTTSKDELPDHHCPVCGKQQRVFLRYPWYICNECLSLAEDGDGRRLKFGNTSASGGFCYNYPEEPELAAQICYSVICLIHRRPVLVTEARFGGVVAQPLPSSHVATKDKHGCVELTRRTIH, encoded by the coding sequence ATGGAACCAACGACATCCAAGGACGAACTGCCTGATCACCATTGCCCCGTGTGCGGAAAACAGCAGCGTGTCTTCCTTCGCTATCCCTGGTACATCTGCAACGAATGCCTGAGCCTCGCGGAAGATGGCGATGGGCGTCGACTGAAATTTGGAAACACGAGCGCTTCAGGAGGCTTCTGTTACAACTACCCCGAAGAACCAGAACTGGCCGCTCAAATTTGCTACTCGGTCATTTGCCTGATTCACCGACGGCCTGTGCTGGTGACGGAAGCTCGCTTTGGCGGCGTGGTGGCACAACCGTTGCCGTCATCGCATGTCGCGACCAAGGACAAACACGGCTGCGTCGAATTGACACGCCGCACCATCCATTGA
- a CDS encoding sensor histidine kinase, which translates to MRTSTLVLCIGLCIATVSIISFYMISAERQRHAVNALAAKVTDTTERLEHEIGYGGLIHNFKNYVLRPDVPQYYEKAVQNAKNANELIRELERIDQAPIQGTPLPQTTRMVAEYSGQLEVVRAMANDNATAREIDAVVRFDDTSTLNELKTAMDSLHESCRIEAERLERHTRTLMFLNVLLGLGTAVTLSTLSVRQHLKDLQNQVVYIQLLGESGGIWNWNRQTNEVQYAPKFRQMLGYEGTDRQSFPENWTALHDCLHPDDLPLFSENLTTQLKSRVPFSIDVRIRHRDGHYQWYRVHAHTLFDRSGSPVRTAGTIFNVEDRKKYEQELQESNRELQRFASAASHDLQEPLRAITGFSQLLQQRHAASLDEKGQGYLNHIIAGVGRMKALIDDLLTLARVGQSELEFAEIELKPCVDTALQNLSQLIQDTSPEIRVAELGTVHGHAGFLAELFQNLIGNAIKFRKPGETAKIAIDCQTDQSQHLITVTDQGIGIAEKHHDQVFELFKRLHRREQIPGTGIGLALCKRIVERHHGTISLVSEEGVGTSFRISLPNNI; encoded by the coding sequence ATGCGTACATCCACGCTCGTTCTCTGCATTGGCCTCTGCATCGCGACCGTGTCGATCATCAGCTTCTACATGATCTCGGCGGAACGACAGCGTCATGCCGTCAACGCCTTGGCGGCGAAAGTGACTGACACCACCGAACGTCTTGAACATGAGATCGGTTACGGAGGGCTCATCCACAACTTCAAGAACTACGTGCTGCGTCCAGATGTCCCCCAGTACTACGAAAAAGCCGTCCAAAACGCGAAGAATGCCAACGAGCTGATTCGCGAATTAGAACGGATCGATCAAGCCCCCATTCAAGGCACCCCGCTTCCGCAAACCACACGCATGGTCGCGGAATACTCCGGTCAATTGGAAGTCGTTCGCGCCATGGCGAACGACAATGCCACGGCCCGTGAAATCGACGCGGTCGTTCGATTTGATGACACATCGACTCTCAATGAGTTGAAGACGGCGATGGATTCCCTGCATGAATCTTGCCGCATCGAGGCAGAACGACTGGAGAGACACACTCGGACATTGATGTTCCTCAACGTCCTGCTCGGCCTTGGCACCGCGGTCACCTTGTCCACCTTGAGCGTCCGCCAACATCTAAAAGATCTGCAGAATCAGGTGGTCTACATCCAACTGCTGGGCGAAAGCGGCGGCATTTGGAATTGGAATCGACAAACCAACGAGGTTCAGTACGCTCCCAAATTCCGGCAAATGCTCGGTTACGAAGGCACTGACCGGCAATCCTTTCCAGAAAACTGGACGGCACTCCACGATTGTCTTCATCCAGACGACCTCCCGTTGTTCTCCGAGAATCTCACCACGCAGCTCAAATCCCGAGTTCCCTTCAGCATCGATGTGCGGATTCGTCATCGAGACGGGCATTACCAGTGGTATCGCGTGCACGCTCACACGCTGTTCGACCGATCAGGAAGTCCAGTCCGGACCGCGGGAACCATCTTCAATGTGGAAGACAGGAAAAAATACGAACAGGAGCTTCAAGAGAGCAATCGAGAACTTCAGCGGTTCGCGTCCGCCGCATCGCATGACCTCCAGGAACCGCTGCGAGCGATCACCGGATTCAGCCAATTGTTGCAACAGCGACACGCCGCTTCGCTCGATGAAAAAGGGCAGGGCTACCTCAATCACATCATCGCCGGTGTGGGGCGCATGAAAGCACTGATCGACGACCTTTTGACTCTGGCCCGCGTCGGACAATCGGAACTGGAATTCGCGGAAATCGAACTCAAACCCTGCGTCGACACCGCCCTTCAAAACCTTTCTCAATTAATCCAAGACACCTCCCCCGAAATCCGGGTCGCGGAACTGGGAACGGTTCATGGTCACGCAGGTTTTTTGGCAGAACTGTTTCAAAACCTGATCGGCAATGCGATCAAATTCCGCAAACCAGGCGAGACAGCAAAGATCGCAATCGATTGCCAGACCGATCAATCGCAGCACCTGATCACAGTCACTGACCAAGGGATCGGGATTGCAGAAAAGCACCACGACCAGGTTTTTGAACTTTTCAAACGCCTTCACCGCCGAGAACAAATCCCAGGCACCGGCATTGGCTTGGCGCTGTGCAAACGAATCGTCGAACGCCACCACGGCACCATCTCGCTGGTCTCCGAAGAGGGCGTAGGAACTTCGTTCCGAATTTCTCTTCCAAACAACATTTAG
- a CDS encoding response regulator, with protein sequence MQNLHMLNQGKPIDILLAEDSETDAELTIDALQQGEIRNNIHHVWDGEEVLQFLRKEGKYKEAVRPDLILLDLNMPRMDGRAALKEIRCDDKLKSIPVVVLTTSSHDSDIDESYGLAANNYIVKPVDLVQFFDVIQSVQHFWANVVKLPSK encoded by the coding sequence ATGCAAAATCTCCACATGTTGAATCAGGGGAAGCCCATCGACATCCTCTTGGCCGAAGACAGCGAAACCGATGCGGAACTGACCATCGACGCCCTGCAGCAAGGCGAAATCCGCAACAACATTCACCACGTTTGGGATGGAGAAGAAGTCCTCCAGTTCCTTCGAAAGGAAGGCAAATACAAAGAGGCAGTGCGGCCTGATCTCATTCTGCTGGATCTCAATATGCCCCGCATGGACGGGAGAGCCGCACTGAAAGAAATCCGTTGCGACGACAAACTCAAATCGATCCCAGTCGTGGTCCTGACAACTTCCAGCCATGATTCTGACATCGACGAATCGTATGGATTGGCTGCCAACAATTACATTGTCAAACCGGTTGATCTGGTGCAGTTCTTTGACGTCATTCAGAGCGTCCAGCACTTCTGGGCAAACGTGGTCAAACTTCCGTCGAAGTAG
- a CDS encoding zinc ribbon domain-containing protein YjdM, whose protein sequence is MSDLPNCPECEGTFTYEDGILLVCPSCGHEWSQADAEAAAEADIVRDANGNELENGDTVVVIKDLKVKGAGQTVKVGTKVKNIRLVDGDHDIDCKIDGIGAMGLKSEFVRKA, encoded by the coding sequence ATGAGCGACCTGCCGAACTGCCCTGAATGCGAGGGCACTTTCACCTACGAAGACGGCATTTTGCTGGTCTGCCCCAGCTGCGGCCATGAATGGTCGCAAGCGGATGCCGAGGCGGCTGCGGAAGCCGACATCGTTCGCGATGCCAACGGGAACGAGCTCGAAAACGGCGACACCGTGGTCGTGATCAAAGACTTGAAAGTCAAAGGCGCCGGCCAGACTGTCAAAGTCGGCACCAAGGTCAAAAACATTCGTCTGGTTGACGGCGATCACGACATCGACTGCAAAATCGATGGCATCGGCGCCATGGGACTGAAGTCGGAATTTGTCCGCAAGGCCTGA
- a CDS encoding ATP-binding protein: MRVLNHILVIEDDADSAESLSDVLSIGGFDVTTTGCVHEALEALGKQRFGLILTDRRLPDGLIEDRLQELLVASAKTPVIVVTGYSDLQAAIDAFRQGISDYVIKPIIPEDLIATARRILDRQILEQQFQKEHAFAERLQTTAEAVILVLDFDGQVIHFNRFLTELTGWSQEELIGENWLEKCVFPEDLQRVGQLFETTVRLGASRGFTNRIHCKNGEAREIRWSNSKLQDDDGRAQYILSIGIDVSDLSEANQRVVRAERLAAIGETVAALAHESRNAIQRIKAASEVLAMNVHGNADSEEEVTAIQRAASDLATLLESVRAYAAPIQTELQSVDLRDVWRRAWRDLKSKREHRDAELIEETTDCVHPAIVDVCRMEQVFRNLFLNALEATEGPVRIDIHCECTSDQVCLNVTDNGPGLNPEQTTHLFEPFYTTKPTGTGLGMPICQRIIEAHGGTITALTQGAGTRIQICMPRETAETPPTIREVTLT, translated from the coding sequence ATGCGTGTTCTCAATCACATTCTTGTTATCGAAGACGATGCCGACTCGGCTGAGTCGTTGTCCGATGTGTTGTCCATTGGCGGATTCGACGTCACCACCACGGGATGTGTCCACGAGGCCTTGGAGGCTCTTGGCAAGCAACGGTTCGGATTGATCTTGACGGACCGGCGACTGCCCGACGGGTTGATTGAAGATCGTTTGCAAGAGTTGTTGGTGGCGAGTGCGAAGACACCTGTCATCGTGGTGACCGGGTACAGCGATCTGCAGGCAGCGATCGATGCTTTTCGTCAGGGGATTTCTGATTACGTGATCAAACCGATCATTCCAGAGGACCTGATTGCCACCGCGCGGCGGATTCTTGACCGGCAGATTTTGGAGCAGCAATTTCAGAAGGAGCATGCTTTTGCGGAGCGGCTTCAGACGACCGCCGAAGCGGTCATTTTGGTGCTGGATTTTGATGGCCAGGTGATTCACTTCAATCGTTTTTTGACCGAATTGACGGGCTGGTCTCAAGAGGAATTGATCGGCGAGAACTGGTTGGAGAAATGTGTCTTTCCCGAGGATCTTCAGCGGGTCGGCCAACTCTTTGAAACGACGGTGAGATTGGGGGCGTCACGCGGGTTCACCAATCGAATTCACTGCAAGAACGGCGAGGCTCGTGAGATTCGTTGGTCGAATTCCAAGCTGCAGGATGACGATGGAAGGGCTCAGTACATTCTCTCGATCGGCATCGATGTTTCGGATTTGAGCGAAGCGAACCAGCGAGTCGTTCGTGCGGAGCGTTTGGCGGCGATCGGAGAAACCGTCGCGGCTTTGGCGCACGAAAGTCGCAATGCGATTCAGCGAATCAAAGCGGCCTCCGAAGTCCTGGCCATGAATGTCCACGGCAACGCAGACTCGGAAGAAGAAGTGACTGCGATCCAACGAGCCGCGTCAGATCTCGCAACACTGCTGGAAAGTGTGCGCGCGTATGCGGCGCCCATTCAGACGGAGTTGCAGAGTGTTGATCTGAGAGATGTTTGGCGTCGGGCATGGCGGGATCTGAAATCCAAGCGAGAGCACCGGGACGCAGAGTTGATTGAGGAGACGACGGATTGCGTGCACCCTGCGATCGTCGATGTCTGTCGCATGGAGCAGGTCTTTCGCAATCTGTTTCTCAACGCATTGGAGGCGACGGAAGGCCCGGTTCGGATCGATATTCACTGTGAGTGCACCAGCGACCAGGTTTGTCTGAATGTCACCGACAATGGTCCTGGCCTCAATCCAGAGCAGACCACGCACTTGTTTGAACCGTTCTACACCACCAAACCCACGGGCACAGGATTGGGGATGCCGATCTGCCAACGCATCATCGAAGCTCACGGGGGAACGATCACCGCGCTCACGCAGGGGGCAGGAACCAGGATTCAAATTTGCATGCCGCGAGAAACGGCAGAGACCCCACCGACGATCCGAGAAGTCACGCTCACATGA
- a CDS encoding sigma-54-dependent transcriptional regulator translates to MSPTIQLLLVDDEDDYRRSCGKFMERMGHRVQLAASGAEAMSLLNREDFDVAVFDIDMPGMSGLELMQRVQEESLEVEVLFLTGKGTIEACVQAMQMGACDFLTKPCSLADLEHRVQLARQRGQLRKENQQLKAIVTRDRPSPKLIGNSVVMKELTRMISKVAPTRKPVLIEGESGTGKEVVARAVQQQSDLSDRPFVTVNCAALPQQLVESELFGHQKGSFTGATVDKPGLFEIADGGTLFIDEVGELPCELQPKLLRVLEDGSLRRIGCHRERKVKVRLIAATNRDLTEEVKDGHFREDLFYRINVLTLRLPPLREREGDIEQLLQHFLPPGWSVDPEAHKTLIHYHWPGNVRQLINVIERATILGNHQRITMDDLPRELLHPIPRSTAAHTSPQRIARETNPSGATATKAFANGLPTKTEPHFALGDSNLKVDDLVKAHVLKVLEQLGGNKAKTARHLGIHRRKLYRLLERFEQNLPSEEIT, encoded by the coding sequence ATGAGCCCAACCATTCAATTGCTACTTGTCGATGATGAAGATGATTATCGGCGCAGTTGCGGCAAATTCATGGAGCGAATGGGGCACAGGGTCCAATTGGCAGCGAGTGGCGCCGAAGCAATGTCCCTGCTCAACCGCGAAGATTTTGATGTGGCGGTGTTCGACATCGATATGCCGGGAATGAGTGGACTGGAATTGATGCAGCGCGTCCAAGAGGAATCTTTGGAGGTCGAAGTCCTGTTCTTGACGGGCAAAGGGACCATCGAAGCCTGTGTGCAAGCGATGCAGATGGGCGCCTGCGACTTTTTGACCAAGCCCTGTTCACTGGCGGATCTCGAACATCGCGTGCAACTTGCCCGCCAACGAGGGCAACTCCGAAAAGAGAACCAACAACTCAAAGCCATCGTGACGCGAGATCGCCCATCCCCCAAGTTGATAGGCAATTCCGTGGTGATGAAGGAACTCACACGGATGATTTCGAAAGTTGCACCGACCCGCAAACCGGTGCTGATTGAGGGCGAAAGCGGAACAGGCAAAGAAGTGGTGGCCCGCGCCGTCCAACAACAAAGCGATCTGTCGGACCGACCGTTTGTGACCGTCAACTGCGCCGCCTTGCCACAACAGCTTGTCGAAAGCGAACTGTTTGGTCATCAAAAGGGATCCTTTACCGGAGCAACAGTCGACAAACCGGGGCTGTTTGAAATCGCCGATGGCGGGACGCTGTTCATCGACGAGGTCGGCGAATTGCCATGCGAGTTGCAGCCCAAACTGCTGCGAGTCCTGGAAGACGGATCTCTCCGCCGAATCGGCTGCCATCGCGAACGCAAGGTGAAGGTTCGCTTGATCGCCGCGACCAACCGAGACCTGACCGAAGAAGTCAAAGACGGACATTTTCGCGAAGACCTCTTCTACCGAATCAACGTCCTGACACTGAGGTTGCCCCCACTCCGCGAGCGTGAAGGTGACATCGAGCAACTGTTACAGCACTTCCTGCCGCCGGGATGGTCCGTTGACCCAGAAGCTCACAAAACGCTGATCCATTACCACTGGCCCGGGAATGTTCGTCAGCTGATCAATGTCATTGAACGGGCGACGATTTTAGGCAACCATCAAAGGATCACGATGGACGACTTGCCGCGGGAACTCCTTCACCCAATTCCCCGGTCGACCGCCGCACACACCTCTCCCCAACGGATCGCTCGAGAAACGAACCCTTCGGGCGCGACGGCAACCAAGGCTTTCGCCAATGGCTTGCCAACCAAAACGGAACCCCATTTCGCGCTCGGTGACAGCAACCTCAAGGTGGACGACCTTGTCAAAGCCCACGTGCTCAAGGTCCTCGAACAACTCGGTGGAAACAAAGCAAAAACGGCTCGGCACCTAGGAATCCACCGCCGTAAACTGTATCGCTTGCTCGAACGCTTCGAACAAAACTTGCCCTCGGAAGAAATCACATGA
- a CDS encoding universal stress protein, producing MSEPKQAPLKTLVGMDSSPPAHSALEALALSRVSKACEVSLATVLPEPSLYQVDEADLSWIPQEVIDSQIKAEQAHLNKLVQKFGPHFASCQPLVTQGNPGRGLLDLAEKISADWIVLGSVGHSAIARIMLGSTSDYVANRAQCTCLIHRPIDPPLDTTEGMFSRVVVAISNAAPDSSLPGWIELLQLQPGCEVHLLHVMETHPEYELHLLKKVSAYMEEVRSAAWKLMESTRPHLESLGMKVQPMLVESAHVGQTIVDYADSHQCDLIIVGDQDESLIERVMLGSVSRFVLRHASQSVLVAR from the coding sequence ATGAGCGAACCCAAACAGGCTCCCTTGAAAACGCTGGTCGGAATGGATTCTTCGCCGCCGGCTCACAGCGCATTGGAAGCTTTGGCACTGTCGCGAGTTTCGAAAGCATGCGAGGTCTCGCTCGCCACCGTGCTCCCGGAACCCTCGCTGTACCAAGTCGATGAAGCCGACCTGTCTTGGATCCCCCAAGAAGTCATTGATTCTCAAATCAAAGCCGAGCAGGCGCACCTGAACAAACTGGTTCAAAAGTTTGGCCCCCACTTCGCCTCGTGCCAGCCACTGGTCACACAAGGAAACCCCGGCCGCGGATTGCTGGATTTGGCGGAAAAGATTTCGGCGGACTGGATCGTGCTGGGGTCAGTCGGGCACTCCGCGATTGCGAGGATCATGCTGGGAAGCACCTCCGACTATGTGGCCAACCGCGCCCAGTGCACGTGCCTGATTCATCGCCCGATTGATCCGCCGCTGGACACAACCGAAGGAATGTTTTCTCGCGTGGTGGTTGCCATCAGCAATGCCGCCCCGGACTCCAGTTTGCCAGGCTGGATTGAGTTGCTGCAATTGCAACCTGGATGCGAGGTTCATCTGTTGCACGTGATGGAAACGCACCCGGAATACGAACTTCATTTGCTGAAGAAGGTCTCCGCCTACATGGAAGAGGTTCGCTCGGCCGCCTGGAAGCTGATGGAATCCACACGACCTCATCTGGAATCCTTGGGCATGAAAGTTCAACCGATGCTGGTGGAGTCCGCTCACGTGGGGCAAACCATCGTCGACTACGCCGACTCACACCAATGTGATTTGATCATCGTCGGCGACCAAGACGAATCCCTGATCGAGCGGGTGATGCTAGGAAGCGTCAGTCGCTTCGTCCTTCGGCACGCCTCGCAATCGGTCCTCGTTGCTCGCTAA
- a CDS encoding universal stress protein: MRILLAVDSSTYAQRAVEFASHLPFRKPVDFDLVSVVAPPMMVDTGSMAMPLDFGAFLDIETDRNREAISILAKDLESHDHVHSVHTHVPIGPPTSSLLDVAEQCNADLIVLGAIGHSAIERVLLGSVSDYVATHADTSALVVRSPQEASLEPGLQKIMLALSGHPEDERMLLWLKELKVRPNVEIHLVRILDRFTFYRQDLRQHASAIWESQYEQAQTQILDFETKLQALSLNTETHLVEADHVGEALVEYSRRHGCDLAVTGDSDSGLLTRVFLGSTSRYVLRHAACSVLIVRDKEDRAQAHRQIAEQSTTST; the protein is encoded by the coding sequence ATGCGAATTCTACTGGCTGTTGACTCTTCGACTTACGCACAGCGGGCCGTCGAATTTGCATCTCACCTGCCGTTTCGAAAACCCGTTGATTTCGATTTGGTGTCGGTCGTCGCTCCGCCCATGATGGTTGACACTGGATCGATGGCGATGCCCTTGGACTTCGGCGCTTTCCTGGACATCGAAACCGACCGCAACCGAGAAGCGATTTCAATTCTGGCAAAGGACTTGGAGTCCCATGATCACGTCCATTCGGTGCACACCCACGTGCCAATTGGGCCCCCGACCTCTTCCTTGCTGGACGTTGCCGAACAGTGCAACGCCGACCTGATCGTGCTGGGTGCCATTGGTCACTCGGCCATCGAACGCGTCTTGCTGGGCAGTGTTTCGGATTACGTGGCTACTCACGCCGACACCAGTGCTCTGGTCGTGCGGTCGCCGCAAGAAGCCAGTCTGGAACCAGGGCTGCAGAAAATCATGCTGGCACTCTCGGGACACCCGGAAGACGAACGCATGCTGTTGTGGCTGAAGGAACTCAAAGTCCGTCCCAACGTTGAGATTCACCTGGTTCGCATCTTGGATCGGTTCACGTTTTATCGACAAGACCTGCGGCAGCACGCGTCGGCAATCTGGGAGTCGCAGTATGAACAAGCTCAAACCCAGATCTTGGATTTTGAAACCAAACTGCAGGCTCTGAGCCTGAACACGGAGACACATTTGGTCGAGGCCGACCACGTTGGCGAAGCCTTGGTCGAATATTCGCGGCGCCATGGTTGTGACTTGGCCGTGACGGGTGACAGCGACAGTGGGCTGCTCACCCGCGTGTTTCTGGGCAGCACCTCACGTTACGTGCTTCGCCATGCAGCCTGCAGCGTGCTGATCGTTCGGGACAAAGAGGATCGCGCCCAAGCTCACCGTCAGATTGCCGAGCAATCCACAACGAGCACCTGA
- a CDS encoding universal stress protein, with amino-acid sequence MPLVNWDRISFLGVEVMRNVLLAIDGSKPSEETAKFVARLPHFDPVDLTVVSVVHRRFVHASYSTNELIEKAYEQDRANAMKSLERVALLFEGANVQVKTELLEGVVGESIVEKAKEIKADLVVVGATGHSQISRMLLGSISDFVATHAPCSVLVVRPEGLPANGEPLKVCLGYEGTGPCQAALEELMESPWRGQTELNVVLVAACLNDLYADSNCVQYYKKELARAKEQLEEVSDHVTTHFLEDVHYGEAITRFVETHGINLVVLGETPRSQFSRFLLGSTSQYVLRHVPCSVWITRNRMIEGLKHKRVESSSKTALS; translated from the coding sequence ATGCCATTGGTCAATTGGGATCGCATTTCATTTCTAGGAGTCGAAGTCATGCGCAATGTTTTGCTAGCCATTGATGGGTCGAAACCATCGGAAGAAACGGCGAAATTTGTTGCTCGCCTTCCCCATTTTGATCCTGTTGATCTGACCGTGGTGTCGGTGGTGCACCGGCGGTTTGTTCACGCCAGCTACTCGACCAACGAGTTGATTGAAAAGGCGTACGAACAGGACCGTGCGAATGCCATGAAGAGCCTGGAGCGAGTTGCACTCCTGTTTGAGGGTGCCAACGTGCAGGTGAAGACGGAATTGCTCGAAGGGGTGGTCGGTGAGTCAATTGTTGAAAAGGCCAAGGAGATCAAAGCTGACTTGGTCGTTGTGGGAGCGACGGGGCACTCCCAGATCAGCCGCATGTTGCTGGGAAGTATCAGCGACTTTGTGGCAACTCACGCACCTTGCAGTGTGTTGGTGGTCCGCCCGGAAGGGTTGCCAGCCAATGGGGAACCGTTGAAGGTTTGCCTGGGCTACGAGGGCACGGGCCCCTGCCAAGCCGCCCTCGAAGAACTGATGGAAAGCCCTTGGCGAGGGCAGACCGAATTGAATGTGGTTCTGGTGGCAGCTTGTCTGAATGACTTGTACGCAGACTCGAACTGCGTGCAGTACTACAAAAAGGAACTGGCTCGCGCCAAAGAACAGTTGGAAGAGGTGTCGGATCATGTGACCACTCACTTCCTGGAGGACGTTCACTACGGCGAAGCCATCACTCGATTCGTGGAAACACACGGGATCAATTTGGTTGTCTTGGGGGAAACGCCTCGTTCGCAGTTCAGCCGATTCTTGTTGGGAAGCACGTCGCAGTACGTGCTGCGTCATGTGCCCTGCAGCGTGTGGATCACTCGGAATCGAATGATCGAAGGGCTGAAGCACAAACGAGTGGAATCCAGCTCCAAAACAGCACTCAGCTGA
- a CDS encoding protein tyrosine phosphatase family protein: MSNRMKFNDQLTVAAQPSETELKQLPEQGFQSVINFRTTGEEEQPLCPDAEAEVVRSAGLKYLHVPVSMDGMDEQKVDQFREQYQSLPKPVLAHCKSGKRAGAMMMMHTAVEQGISGDQALEQAKEMGFECDKPELEQFVKQYVDTRTQATANGSS; encoded by the coding sequence ATGTCGAATCGAATGAAATTCAACGATCAACTCACTGTTGCCGCACAGCCCAGCGAAACCGAACTGAAGCAATTGCCGGAGCAGGGCTTTCAGTCGGTCATCAACTTCCGCACCACCGGGGAAGAGGAGCAGCCCTTGTGCCCAGATGCGGAAGCCGAAGTTGTGCGATCGGCCGGCCTGAAGTACCTGCACGTCCCGGTCTCGATGGATGGAATGGACGAACAGAAGGTGGATCAATTCCGAGAACAGTATCAGTCGCTTCCCAAACCGGTTTTGGCTCACTGCAAAAGCGGCAAGCGGGCCGGGGCAATGATGATGATGCACACCGCGGTGGAACAGGGCATCTCGGGCGACCAAGCACTCGAGCAAGCCAAGGAGATGGGGTTTGAGTGTGACAAACCCGAACTGGAGCAGTTCGTGAAGCAATACGTCGACACCCGAACCCAAGCCACCGCGAACGGATCCTCTTGA